One stretch of Streptomyces peucetius DNA includes these proteins:
- a CDS encoding IS630 family transposase, giving the protein MRYADGGGLTAAGRQRREAVRLQAAELFEQKIKPPEVARRLRVSRKSAYQWHQLWRDGGREALASRGPSGSRCRLSPRCLEKLAGYLEQGPAAHGWVEDQVWTAARVATLIGRKFHVSYSVSGATRLMHRLGFSPQVPAAGRRTRRAGRHRVEGGDLGGGKRARAASGGYICFEDEAGFTRRPPRGRTWGRRGVTPQVTVSGRRSGRLSVAGLIAMRPGSRTRLCHRLRTHPSGKGKRRSMGERDFIALIDGVHQLVKAPIVLVWDRLNTHVSHAMRELIAEREWLSVFLLPAYSPDLNPVEWVWAHVKRSLANLAVLALDRLEALVRNRLKRLQYRPDTLHGFIAGTGLTLDDPTSP; this is encoded by the coding sequence GTGAGGTACGCGGATGGGGGCGGGCTGACCGCTGCGGGGCGGCAGCGCCGGGAAGCGGTACGGCTGCAGGCAGCCGAGCTGTTCGAGCAGAAGATCAAGCCGCCGGAGGTCGCAAGGCGCCTGCGGGTGAGCCGGAAATCGGCCTACCAGTGGCACCAGCTGTGGCGGGACGGCGGTCGTGAGGCTTTGGCATCCCGTGGCCCGAGCGGGTCGCGATGCCGTCTGTCGCCGCGCTGCTTGGAGAAGCTCGCCGGGTATCTCGAGCAGGGGCCGGCCGCGCATGGCTGGGTGGAGGACCAGGTGTGGACCGCGGCGAGGGTGGCCACGCTGATCGGCAGGAAGTTCCACGTCTCCTACAGCGTCTCGGGTGCCACCCGGCTGATGCACCGGCTCGGCTTCAGCCCGCAGGTCCCCGCGGCGGGTCGCCGAACGCGACGAGCAGGCCGTCACCGCGTGGAAGGAGGCGACCTGGGCGGAGGTAAAAGAGCCCGGGCGGCCTCGGGTGGATACATCTGCTTCGAGGACGAGGCAGGCTTCACCCGACGGCCGCCCAGAGGACGCACCTGGGGCCGGCGCGGAGTGACTCCGCAGGTGACGGTGAGCGGACGACGTTCGGGCCGGCTGTCCGTGGCCGGGCTCATCGCCATGCGGCCCGGCTCCCGCACCCGGCTGTGCCACCGTCTGCGCACCCACCCCTCGGGCAAAGGCAAGCGCCGCAGCATGGGTGAGCGTGACTTCATCGCGCTGATCGACGGCGTCCACCAACTCGTCAAGGCGCCGATCGTGCTCGTCTGGGACCGGCTGAACACCCACGTGTCCCACGCCATGCGTGAGCTGATCGCCGAGCGTGAATGGCTGTCGGTGTTCCTGCTGCCCGCCTACTCGCCTGACCTCAACCCCGTCGAGTGGGTGTGGGCGCACGTAAAGCGCAGCCTGGCCAACCTCGCCGTACTCGCCCTCGACCGACTCGAAGCCCTCGTACGCAACCGGCTCAAGCGCCTTCAGTACCGGCCCGACACCCTCCACGGCTTCATAGCCGGCACCGGCCTGACCCTCGACGATCCAACGTCACCCTGA
- a CDS encoding IS5 family transposase (programmed frameshift), translating to MSTRPWIVDDDLWALIEPLLPPWPERSPGPRPVPDRLCLQGILYVLHNDIAWQLLPLELGFGFGQTCWRRLERWQQAGVFDQLHRVLLAELNSAGQLDWSRACVDGPHPREKGGADTGPSPVDRRKTGSKHHLICDGRGTPLKVITTAANVNDVTQTLALIDGIPPVAGRPGRPRRRPEALLGDKGYDSNPNRDELRRRRILPVISRKGAPNIQGMGKLRYVVEQTFALLHQFKRLAVRWERRTELHDAFVSLACSLICWRRLKKHRS from the exons GTGAGTACTCGGCCGTGGATCGTGGACGACGACTTGTGGGCGCTGATCGAGCCGCTGCTGCCGCCCTGGCCGGAGCGGTCGCCGGGGCCTCGGCCGGTGCCCGACCGGTTGTGCCTGCAAGGCATCCTGTATGTCCTGCACAACGACATAGCCTGGCAACTGCTGCCGCTGGAGCTGGGGTTCGGCTTCGGTCAGACCTGCTGGCGCAGGCTGGAGCGGTGGCAGCAGGCCGGTGTCTTCGACCAGTTGCACCGGGTCCTGCTCGCCGAGCTCAACTCGGCGGGGCAGCTCGACTGGTCCAGGGCGTGCGTGGACGGC CCACATCCGCGCGAAAAAGGGGGCGCCGACACCGGTCCGTCGCCGGTCGACCGCCGGAAGACGGGCAGCAAACACCACCTGATCTGCGACGGACGCGGCACCCCGCTCAAAGTCATCACGACCGCGGCCAACGTCAACGACGTCACCCAGACCCTCGCCCTCATCGACGGCATCCCGCCCGTCGCCGGCCGCCCCGGCCGGCCCCGCAGACGACCCGAGGCCCTGCTCGGCGACAAGGGCTACGACTCCAACCCCAACCGCGACGAGCTGCGCAGACGCCGGATCCTGCCCGTCATCTCCCGCAAAGGCGCCCCGAACATCCAGGGCATGGGCAAGCTCCGCTACGTCGTCGAGCAGACCTTCGCCCTGCTCCACCAGTTCAAACGGCTCGCCGTGCGATGGGAACGCCGCACCGAACTCCACGACGCGTTCGTATCCCTCGCCTGCAGCCTCATCTGCTGGAGGCGGCTCAAGAAGCACCGATCATGA
- a CDS encoding pentapeptide repeat-containing protein gives MTHLSPGPSPAPPEWPHCGHGADPATDPVGCRGIHVPGHTACLAHLSEVDRTAYLVGLAPGADIDHRGTTFDEHLLVQLLSALSDDSYARRDEYASLAPPSLGAAWFGGATFTGDALFNGVTFTSIAQFREATFIGDARFDRVNFSGDVMFRGVTFAGDASFSGAIFSGDVLFHEAAFAGRAWFSEATFPGMAVFDQASFADDTHFGGAVFSSTAGFGGATFTGDARFDGATFSGDARFDWAKIDGGAQFKRAQIRGRAVFEHAQIGGSAWFDEAQVSGDAQFSEVGIGRHASFARAQIGGARFARAQVRGRAVFEHAQIDGDVVLERAQIDGRIVFGGAQISGDAQFDGMKTGGNAVFDGAQIGGNATFLRVVFERTAVVGPLVCEGTLDLSEAVFETAVTIEAAATAVRCQRTRWASTAALRLRYAELDLRDAVLEYPVTVAARPTPFSSSRETSLLEAVLSGLDVGVRLVSVSGVDAAHLVLQDIDLSVCRFVGAVHLDQLRVDGWCTFGSVPVGTGWYRRYPWRWSARRTLVEEHHWRARARHSSSSRTRGWTPPPEDVAVLQPAALAALYRQVRKSLEDGKNEPDAADFYYGEMEMRRHDTSRPRAERALLTAYWAVSGYGLRASRALAWLLGAMATTLLALLLWGLPAVDPKPTTTGRQVAVGQEVTLTTDTPDPVNPTGPWSERVTTERVEKALRVVINSVVFRSSGQDLTTAGTYTEMTSRITEPILLGLAVLAIRSRVKR, from the coding sequence ATGACACACCTGAGCCCTGGCCCGTCTCCTGCACCGCCGGAGTGGCCGCACTGCGGCCACGGCGCCGACCCCGCGACCGATCCGGTGGGCTGCCGCGGCATCCACGTCCCCGGGCACACCGCTTGTCTGGCCCACCTGAGCGAGGTCGACCGCACTGCTTACCTGGTTGGCCTGGCCCCCGGCGCCGACATCGACCACCGCGGCACCACCTTCGATGAGCATCTGCTCGTCCAGCTCCTCAGCGCGCTGAGTGACGACAGCTACGCTCGCAGAGATGAATACGCGAGCCTGGCCCCGCCCAGTCTGGGCGCTGCCTGGTTTGGTGGAGCGACTTTCACCGGCGACGCCCTGTTCAACGGGGTGACCTTCACCAGCATCGCTCAGTTCCGGGAAGCGACCTTTATCGGTGATGCCCGGTTTGACCGCGTGAACTTCTCCGGTGATGTCATGTTCCGTGGAGTGACCTTTGCCGGCGATGCCTCGTTCAGCGGGGCAATTTTCTCCGGCGATGTCCTGTTCCATGAAGCCGCCTTTGCTGGCCGAGCTTGGTTCAGCGAGGCGACCTTCCCCGGAATGGCCGTGTTCGATCAGGCATCCTTTGCCGATGACACCCATTTCGGTGGCGCGGTTTTCTCCAGTACCGCCGGGTTCGGCGGAGCCACCTTCACTGGCGACGCCCGGTTCGATGGGGCCACCTTCTCCGGCGACGCCCGGTTTGACTGGGCGAAGATTGACGGAGGAGCCCAATTCAAGAGGGCACAGATCCGCGGCCGAGCCGTGTTTGAACACGCGCAGATCGGCGGCAGCGCCTGGTTCGATGAGGCACAGGTCAGCGGCGATGCCCAGTTCAGCGAGGTGGGAATCGGCCGCCACGCCTCGTTCGCCAGGGCGCAGATCGGCGGCGCCCGGTTTGCAAGGGCACAGGTCCGCGGCCGAGCCGTGTTTGAACACGCTCAGATCGACGGCGACGTCGTGCTTGAGCGAGCGCAGATCGACGGGCGCATCGTGTTCGGCGGAGCGCAGATCAGCGGCGACGCCCAATTCGACGGAATGAAGACCGGTGGCAATGCTGTTTTTGATGGGGCACAGATCGGCGGCAACGCCACGTTCTTAAGGGTGGTATTCGAGCGCACTGCGGTTGTAGGGCCGCTGGTGTGCGAAGGGACGCTGGATCTGTCGGAGGCAGTGTTCGAGACCGCCGTGACCATCGAGGCGGCAGCGACAGCCGTGCGCTGCCAGCGCACGCGGTGGGCTTCCACCGCCGCGTTGCGGCTCCGCTACGCCGAACTGGACCTGCGTGACGCGGTCCTGGAGTACCCGGTGACCGTCGCCGCCCGGCCCACGCCGTTCTCCTCCTCCCGGGAGACCTCACTGCTGGAAGCGGTGTTGTCTGGCCTGGACGTTGGTGTACGTCTGGTGTCCGTGAGCGGAGTCGACGCCGCGCACCTGGTGCTGCAGGACATCGACCTGAGCGTCTGCCGGTTCGTTGGGGCCGTCCACCTCGACCAGCTCCGTGTGGACGGCTGGTGCACCTTCGGCAGCGTTCCCGTCGGCACCGGGTGGTATCGGCGCTACCCCTGGCGGTGGAGCGCGAGGCGTACGCTGGTCGAGGAGCACCACTGGCGCGCCCGGGCCCGCCACAGTTCCTCCTCCCGAACGCGCGGCTGGACGCCACCACCCGAGGACGTCGCCGTCTTGCAGCCAGCCGCGCTGGCCGCGCTCTATCGGCAGGTCCGCAAGTCGCTGGAGGACGGCAAGAACGAGCCGGACGCGGCCGACTTCTACTACGGCGAGATGGAGATGCGCCGCCACGACACCTCCCGTCCCCGGGCCGAGCGGGCGCTGCTGACCGCCTACTGGGCCGTCTCCGGCTACGGGCTGCGCGCCTCCCGCGCCCTGGCCTGGCTGCTGGGTGCTATGGCCACCACCCTGCTCGCGCTGCTGCTGTGGGGCTTGCCAGCAGTTGACCCGAAGCCAACCACCACCGGCCGCCAGGTCGCCGTCGGGCAGGAAGTCACGTTGACCACCGACACCCCCGACCCGGTCAATCCCACCGGGCCGTGGTCCGAGCGCGTCACCACCGAGCGGGTCGAGAAGGCGCTGCGCGTGGTGATCAACTCGGTGGTCTTCCGCTCCTCTGGCCAGGATCTCACCACCGCCGGCACCTACACCGAGATGACCTCCCGTATCACCGAACCCATTCTCCTCGGCCTGGCCGTCCTCGCCATCCGCAGTCGCGTCAAACGCTGA
- a CDS encoding DUF3320 domain-containing protein gives MPDEPRTTSAPAGDPGLDRLRTVLGDWRNSLLDMGGRNRLLNFRHTRTATLEITTPDAAALLGGLAKGWDFAPVDEDSCDGEDSYDGDDACSGGTGRAATDRPGLVTQKITQAALNSALYQLRQRSGQMFNDYGLWVLWLGVGMLDWREEGAHEASSAPLVLVPVELSRSTTDRRYRLHLADGQDRAHNPALAVKTDRLGVDWSPVTITDPTDLPRVVAAARDVASGLKGWKVDERVVLGLFASHREAMYQDLQQNEDQILAHPLVRAVALGPDAGLPDDLIGFDPPELDRIDEIQLPEKTPLVLDADASQRQCIAAALDNRSFVMSGPPGTGKSQTITNMIAALMHAGRSVLFVSEKAAALDVVRNRLRGVGLGDFVMALHSGDTGKKAVATELARVLTTEARVSGAAEHELERARQLREELSAYAAAMNQTREPIRRTLHDVLGRLVQLEQAGTPQLPLAAQNAKTAQTLSAAALQEAATAAQSVSRAWRPAAEGETFPWRGLTGTSAHQAVAEADEALDALMTAVRRRPFAAATDEPGTVRELQQAVRTLRDALPEQDAPAPDAALPEDVADQVAQLAALFGLPERGDAEKAFALCELADVTASEHRPPRGWFDTATLRQAHEAAAQLREALAAEAQARAAAEDVFTGQVLHATELPALVQRFKEQHQRLMHRFSAQFKADRAAVTVLTRTGAWDKSLAGRLDDALAWHTAAGEVVRLTALHSALLGRRTPRVPQDIDALDRALATADRIAEVGRDAQRPEALTALLADDAEHDRLPGLLADNIRRALTDWCAVASRRADRWSDAVAALLDQFDPARGAQLSPALLGPFDQARQLIDSLRDDPRGPEEWHTYRSGLGVLARHGADDVITTAAERGLDPSTLPDVVEQALLRSWAEGVLATDTRLRTTRSDDLDARVADFRAADRRLIAAAGGAVIEACNRRRPRSFGSGGGAVIVREAEKKTRHMPVRELLGRTREVVQRIKPCFMMSPLSVSQLLPTDYHFDVVIFDEASQVRPSDAVNCIYRGRSLVVAGDEKQLPPTSFFDASVEDDSDEYAEDVPDSFESLLHACKAGAMRDLPLRWHYRSRHENLITFSNRRFYDNSMITFPGALDEGNDVGVAFLEAEGVYDRGGRRDNTREAEYVARRVIHHFDTRPGRTLGVVALSQAQASAIDHAVQQARLARPDLEHCFTEDRLDGFFVKNLESVQGDERDVMIMSVGYGRDENGKLGLNFGPINKGGGWRRLNVAVTRARYRMEVVASFRGANLPDSPNESVQHLKRYLEYAENGPAVLAADAVQFDAEPDSPFEESVLEVLRGWGYTVQPQVGVAGYRIDLGLRHPELPGAYALGIECDGAMYHSSRAARDRDRLREQVLNGLGWRLYRIWGTDWYRGRAAAELRLREAVEGAVAQGPLAASGPVVPEVAADANADRGASVVAADGEGGGRTITMPIGETPTGPTAPTVPSASFLPPVPAGSNTAEIQHHRVPVDAAAGREWSDEYSESRFAVSSVHELHTPEARRDLRKVLARIIETEGPVHEDLLVQRAREAWGVARAGNRIRDNVRAVADMLVRSGLATVDGSFFDVAERDGRLKARRPAEGEVPRKVAYIAPAERHLALCELTVECPGMSQEELIKQTCDFFGWRRMGKDIRDCLAADIAELYRQGRLEGGPGRIGVPDNV, from the coding sequence ATGCCCGACGAGCCCAGGACCACGTCCGCACCCGCCGGCGACCCCGGTCTCGATCGGCTGAGAACCGTGCTCGGCGACTGGCGTAACTCCCTGCTGGACATGGGCGGACGGAACCGGTTGCTGAACTTTCGGCACACCAGGACCGCGACCTTGGAGATCACCACCCCCGACGCTGCGGCGCTCCTCGGCGGGCTTGCCAAGGGCTGGGACTTCGCGCCCGTCGACGAGGACTCGTGCGACGGCGAGGATTCGTACGACGGCGACGACGCCTGCAGCGGCGGGACCGGCCGGGCGGCGACGGACCGTCCCGGACTCGTCACGCAGAAGATCACGCAGGCCGCGCTCAACAGCGCGCTCTATCAACTGCGTCAGCGGTCCGGGCAGATGTTCAACGACTACGGCCTGTGGGTGCTGTGGCTGGGCGTCGGCATGCTCGACTGGCGGGAGGAAGGCGCCCACGAGGCCAGCTCGGCGCCGCTCGTCCTCGTCCCCGTCGAACTGAGCCGCTCGACCACCGACCGGCGCTACCGGCTCCACCTCGCCGACGGCCAGGACCGCGCCCACAACCCCGCGCTCGCTGTGAAGACGGACCGCCTCGGCGTCGACTGGAGCCCGGTCACCATCACCGACCCCACCGATCTGCCCCGCGTGGTCGCGGCCGCCCGCGACGTCGCCTCCGGACTGAAGGGCTGGAAGGTCGACGAGCGGGTGGTGCTGGGCCTCTTCGCGTCGCACCGCGAAGCGATGTACCAGGACCTGCAGCAGAACGAGGACCAGATCCTCGCCCACCCGCTGGTGCGTGCCGTTGCCCTGGGACCCGACGCCGGCCTGCCCGACGACCTCATCGGCTTCGACCCTCCGGAGCTGGACCGGATCGATGAGATCCAGCTGCCGGAGAAGACCCCGCTGGTCCTGGACGCCGACGCCTCCCAGCGCCAGTGCATCGCCGCCGCGCTCGACAACCGCTCCTTCGTCATGAGCGGCCCGCCCGGCACAGGCAAGAGTCAGACCATCACCAACATGATCGCCGCCCTGATGCACGCCGGCCGCAGCGTCCTGTTCGTCAGTGAGAAGGCCGCGGCGCTCGACGTGGTACGCAACCGGCTGCGCGGTGTGGGGCTCGGCGACTTCGTCATGGCGCTGCACAGCGGCGACACCGGCAAGAAGGCCGTGGCCACCGAACTCGCCCGCGTACTGACCACGGAAGCCCGGGTCAGCGGTGCCGCCGAGCACGAGCTGGAGCGGGCACGGCAACTGCGCGAGGAGCTGTCCGCGTACGCCGCGGCCATGAACCAGACCCGGGAGCCGATTCGGCGCACCCTGCACGACGTCCTCGGCCGGCTGGTGCAGCTCGAGCAGGCCGGCACACCGCAGCTCCCGCTCGCCGCGCAGAACGCGAAGACCGCACAGACCCTGAGCGCGGCCGCGCTGCAGGAGGCGGCGACCGCCGCCCAGTCCGTCAGCCGTGCCTGGCGACCGGCCGCCGAGGGGGAGACCTTCCCGTGGCGCGGACTGACCGGCACTTCGGCCCACCAGGCCGTCGCCGAGGCCGACGAAGCACTCGATGCGCTAATGACCGCCGTCCGGCGGAGGCCCTTCGCCGCCGCCACCGACGAGCCGGGCACCGTGCGTGAGCTGCAGCAGGCCGTACGGACGCTGCGTGACGCCCTGCCTGAGCAGGACGCACCCGCACCGGACGCTGCGCTGCCGGAGGACGTCGCCGACCAGGTCGCACAACTCGCCGCTCTCTTCGGGCTACCCGAGCGCGGCGACGCCGAAAAGGCCTTCGCGCTGTGCGAGCTGGCCGACGTGACCGCGTCCGAACACCGTCCGCCGCGCGGGTGGTTCGACACGGCGACCCTGCGGCAGGCCCACGAGGCCGCAGCACAGCTTCGGGAGGCGCTGGCCGCCGAGGCGCAGGCCCGCGCCGCCGCGGAGGACGTGTTCACCGGTCAGGTGCTGCACGCGACGGAACTCCCGGCCCTGGTACAGCGCTTCAAGGAGCAGCACCAAAGGCTGATGCACCGGTTCTCCGCCCAGTTCAAGGCCGACCGCGCTGCGGTGACGGTACTCACCCGGACCGGCGCATGGGACAAGTCGCTCGCCGGCAGGCTCGACGACGCTCTCGCCTGGCACACCGCCGCCGGAGAAGTCGTACGCCTCACCGCGCTGCACAGCGCACTCCTCGGCCGCCGCACGCCCCGCGTCCCGCAGGACATCGATGCGCTCGACCGCGCACTCGCAACCGCCGACCGCATCGCCGAAGTGGGCCGCGACGCGCAGCGGCCGGAGGCACTCACCGCACTGCTCGCCGACGACGCCGAGCACGATCGCCTGCCGGGGCTCCTCGCGGACAACATCCGCCGTGCGCTCACTGACTGGTGCGCCGTCGCGAGCCGCCGCGCCGACCGCTGGTCCGACGCCGTCGCCGCGCTGCTCGACCAGTTCGACCCCGCACGCGGCGCGCAGCTCTCGCCCGCGCTGCTCGGACCCTTCGACCAGGCCCGGCAACTCATCGACAGCCTCCGCGACGATCCGCGCGGACCCGAGGAGTGGCACACCTACCGCAGCGGCCTCGGCGTCCTCGCCCGCCACGGCGCCGACGACGTGATCACCACCGCCGCCGAACGGGGCCTCGACCCGTCGACCCTCCCCGACGTGGTCGAGCAGGCGCTGCTGCGCTCCTGGGCCGAAGGCGTCCTGGCCACCGACACCCGGCTGCGTACCACCCGCTCCGACGACCTCGACGCGCGCGTCGCCGACTTCCGGGCAGCGGACCGGCGGCTGATCGCTGCGGCAGGCGGGGCCGTCATAGAAGCCTGCAACAGGCGCCGGCCGCGCAGTTTCGGCAGCGGCGGCGGCGCCGTGATCGTCCGCGAGGCGGAGAAGAAGACCCGGCACATGCCCGTCCGTGAACTCCTCGGCAGGACCCGGGAGGTGGTGCAGCGCATCAAGCCGTGCTTCATGATGAGCCCGCTCAGCGTCAGTCAGTTGCTCCCCACCGACTACCACTTCGACGTGGTGATCTTCGACGAGGCGTCACAGGTGCGGCCCAGCGACGCTGTCAACTGCATATACCGCGGACGCAGCCTCGTCGTTGCTGGGGACGAGAAGCAGCTGCCGCCGACCTCGTTCTTCGACGCCTCCGTCGAGGACGACTCGGACGAGTACGCCGAGGACGTACCCGACTCCTTCGAGTCCCTGCTGCACGCCTGCAAGGCCGGAGCCATGCGCGACCTGCCGCTCCGCTGGCACTACCGCAGCCGCCACGAGAACCTCATCACCTTCAGCAACCGCCGGTTCTACGACAACTCGATGATCACATTCCCGGGTGCCCTCGACGAGGGCAACGACGTCGGTGTCGCGTTCCTGGAGGCCGAAGGCGTCTACGACAGGGGCGGACGGCGTGACAACACACGGGAGGCCGAATACGTCGCCCGGCGGGTCATCCACCACTTCGACACCCGGCCCGGCAGGACGCTCGGTGTGGTCGCACTCTCCCAGGCCCAGGCGTCCGCCATCGACCACGCGGTCCAGCAGGCCCGGCTGGCCCGGCCGGATCTCGAACACTGCTTCACCGAGGACCGCCTCGACGGCTTCTTCGTCAAGAACCTCGAATCCGTCCAGGGCGACGAGCGAGACGTAATGATCATGTCGGTGGGCTACGGTCGCGACGAGAACGGAAAGCTCGGCCTCAACTTCGGCCCCATCAACAAGGGCGGAGGCTGGCGGCGCCTCAACGTCGCCGTGACCCGCGCCCGTTACCGCATGGAGGTCGTCGCCTCCTTCCGTGGCGCGAACCTGCCCGACAGCCCCAACGAAAGCGTCCAGCACCTCAAGCGCTACCTCGAATACGCGGAGAACGGCCCCGCCGTCCTCGCCGCCGACGCCGTGCAGTTCGACGCCGAACCCGACAGCCCCTTCGAGGAGTCGGTGCTCGAAGTGCTCCGAGGCTGGGGATACACCGTCCAGCCCCAGGTCGGTGTCGCCGGCTACCGTATCGACCTCGGTCTGCGCCACCCCGAACTCCCCGGCGCCTACGCCCTCGGTATCGAGTGCGACGGCGCGATGTACCACTCCTCCCGGGCGGCCCGTGACAGGGACCGGCTGCGTGAGCAGGTGCTCAACGGGCTGGGCTGGCGGCTGTACCGGATCTGGGGAACGGACTGGTACCGGGGACGCGCCGCGGCGGAACTGCGACTGCGCGAAGCGGTGGAGGGAGCCGTCGCACAGGGCCCCTTGGCAGCCTCCGGCCCCGTCGTGCCCGAAGTCGCCGCGGACGCGAACGCCGATCGCGGAGCGTCGGTGGTCGCGGCGGACGGGGAGGGAGGCGGCCGGACGATCACGATGCCGATCGGCGAAACGCCGACCGGGCCGACCGCCCCGACGGTACCGAGCGCGTCCTTCTTGCCGCCCGTGCCCGCCGGTTCGAACACGGCAGAGATCCAGCACCATCGTGTGCCCGTGGATGCGGCAGCGGGGCGGGAGTGGAGCGACGAATACAGCGAAAGCCGGTTCGCCGTCTCCTCCGTCCACGAACTCCACACGCCCGAGGCCAGGCGCGACCTGCGGAAGGTACTTGCCCGGATCATCGAGACCGAGGGGCCCGTACACGAGGACCTGCTCGTCCAGCGGGCCAGGGAAGCGTGGGGTGTGGCCCGGGCCGGCAACCGGATCAGAGACAACGTGCGCGCAGTGGCGGACATGCTGGTCCGGTCAGGACTCGCCACGGTCGACGGCTCGTTCTTCGACGTGGCGGAGCGCGACGGCCGCCTCAAGGCGCGCAGGCCTGCGGAGGGCGAGGTCCCGCGCAAGGTCGCCTACATCGCTCCGGCCGAACGCCATCTGGCGCTCTGCGAGTTGACGGTCGAATGCCCTGGCATGTCGCAGGAGGAACTGATCAAGCAGACCTGTGACTTCTTCGGCTGGCGCCGCATGGGCAAGGACATCCGCGACTGCCTGGCTGCCGACATCGCGGAGCTGTACCGCCAGGGCAGGCTGGAAGGGGGCCCGGGCCGCATCGGAGTGCCGGACAACGTGTGA
- a CDS encoding ISL3 family transposase: MFSGLSPLVIADVVDEGERIVVRARTPGDTAVCPVCGAPSERVHGYHWRTVADLPVDERRVVVRVRVRRLVCPTRGCRHTFREQVPGVLDRYQRRTARLTKQVKAVVKELAGRAGARLLAILTVGLSRHTALRTLLRIPLPTRRVPRVIGVDDFALRRRHRYATVIIDAETHERIDVLPSRTADTLEAWLREHPGIEIVCRDGSATYAEAIRRALPDAVQVADRWHVWHNLCEAALREVKAHSTCWAAVLDAPIYDGPRAQTTLERWHQVHGMLAKGVGLLECARRLELALNTVKRYARAEKPERMLLVPKYRASLVDPYREHLRKRRAEDPAVPVQRLFEEIKALGFTGCLNLLHKYINQGRADAERSHISPRRLARMLLTRPNNLKAEQHALLAKLTAACPEMTQLASAIGAFAPLLAPHADNADALSRWIVQIRGADLPHLHAFARGLERDRDAVTAALTLPYSNGPTEGVNTKTKRIARQMHGRAGFTLLRHRILLG, from the coding sequence GTGTTTTCGGGTCTGTCCCCGCTGGTCATCGCAGATGTGGTCGACGAAGGTGAGCGGATCGTGGTGCGGGCACGGACTCCGGGGGACACTGCGGTCTGCCCGGTGTGCGGGGCCCCGTCGGAACGCGTGCACGGCTATCACTGGCGGACAGTCGCGGACCTGCCGGTCGATGAACGACGGGTGGTGGTCCGTGTGCGAGTGCGGCGTCTGGTGTGTCCCACGCGTGGCTGCCGCCACACCTTCCGCGAACAGGTGCCCGGTGTCCTGGACCGGTACCAGCGACGCACCGCTCGTCTGACCAAGCAGGTAAAGGCCGTGGTCAAGGAGTTAGCGGGCCGGGCGGGGGCACGTCTGCTGGCGATACTCACCGTGGGCCTGTCGCGTCACACTGCCCTGCGCACCCTGCTGCGCATCCCGCTGCCCACCCGGCGGGTGCCCCGCGTGATCGGCGTCGACGACTTTGCCCTGCGCCGGCGTCACCGCTATGCCACCGTGATCATCGATGCCGAGACCCATGAGCGGATCGACGTGCTGCCCAGCCGCACGGCCGACACCCTGGAGGCGTGGCTGCGCGAGCACCCGGGCATCGAGATCGTGTGCCGTGACGGCTCAGCGACCTATGCTGAGGCGATCCGGCGCGCGCTGCCTGACGCGGTACAGGTCGCGGACCGGTGGCATGTGTGGCACAACCTGTGCGAAGCCGCCCTCAGAGAGGTCAAGGCGCACAGCACCTGCTGGGCCGCCGTGCTGGACGCGCCGATCTACGACGGGCCCCGCGCCCAGACCACCCTCGAACGCTGGCACCAGGTCCACGGCATGCTCGCGAAGGGCGTGGGCCTGCTCGAATGCGCCCGCCGCCTGGAACTGGCCCTGAACACCGTCAAACGCTACGCGCGAGCCGAGAAGCCCGAGCGCATGCTCCTCGTCCCCAAATACCGCGCCAGCCTCGTCGATCCCTACCGCGAGCACCTGCGCAAACGCCGAGCCGAGGACCCCGCCGTCCCCGTCCAGCGCCTCTTCGAAGAGATCAAGGCCCTGGGCTTCACGGGCTGCCTAAACCTCCTGCACAAGTACATCAACCAAGGTCGCGCGGATGCCGAGCGCAGCCACATCTCCCCACGGCGGCTCGCCCGGATGCTGCTGACCAGGCCCAACAACCTCAAGGCCGAGCAACACGCGCTCCTGGCCAAGCTCACCGCCGCCTGCCCCGAGATGACCCAACTGGCCTCAGCTATCGGCGCTTTCGCCCCGCTCCTTGCGCCCCACGCCGACAATGCCGACGCACTCTCGCGCTGGATCGTCCAGATCCGCGGCGCCGACCTGCCCCACCTGCACGCCTTCGCCCGAGGTCTGGAACGAGACCGCGATGCCGTGACCGCCGCCCTCACGCTGCCGTACAGCAACGGCCCCACCGAGGGCGTCAACACCAAGACCAAGCGGATCGCGCGCCAGATGCACGGACGCGCCGGCTTCACCCTGCTTCGCCACCGCATCCTCCTCGGATAG
- a CDS encoding PspA/IM30 family protein gives MNVHELLRLLQTEHDEAAARANSLREQIERLTTALAETEARLTELVATRKVIDGLTPPDHEPASAKTDTVYQRIVTAFNEHPAKVFRVHDLHEHLGLPTDEPSVNVTRSRLGRLTRQGFLTQPGRGRYQKRT, from the coding sequence GTGAACGTCCACGAACTCCTGCGGCTGCTGCAGACCGAACACGACGAGGCCGCCGCACGAGCCAACAGCCTGCGCGAGCAGATCGAACGGCTCACCACCGCCCTCGCCGAGACCGAGGCCCGCCTGACCGAGCTCGTCGCCACCCGAAAGGTCATCGACGGCCTCACTCCACCCGACCACGAACCGGCTTCCGCGAAGACCGACACCGTCTACCAGCGCATCGTGACTGCTTTCAACGAGCACCCCGCGAAGGTATTCCGCGTCCACGACCTGCACGAACACCTCGGCCTACCCACCGACGAGCCTTCGGTCAACGTCACCCGCTCCCGCCTGGGACGACTCACTCGTCAGGGCTTCCTCACCCAGCCCGGACGCGGCCGCTACCAGAAACGGACTTAA